Proteins encoded within one genomic window of Paenibacillus rhizovicinus:
- a CDS encoding ribonuclease H family protein produces MKDVIIDTDGACSGNPGPGGWSNIFVYPNGDEEIKTGFIPYSTNNLSEIIAVIRALESIIEPSRVLLKTDSSVVRNCFDHDWRGRWIANGWRNSKNKLVEHRPFWERLFELVDYHKVRFVKTSDADPLHKRADGLAKKAIREGLAEVKAQLQGA; encoded by the coding sequence ATGAAAGACGTAATCATCGATACTGACGGCGCCTGCTCTGGAAATCCAGGTCCAGGCGGCTGGTCCAATATATTCGTATACCCGAATGGTGATGAAGAAATCAAGACTGGCTTCATCCCCTACTCTACTAATAACCTCAGTGAAATCATTGCTGTGATCAGGGCACTTGAATCTATCATCGAGCCTAGCAGAGTGCTTCTCAAAACAGACTCCAGCGTGGTGCGCAACTGTTTTGATCATGATTGGCGTGGTAGATGGATAGCTAACGGCTGGAGGAACTCTAAGAACAAGCTCGTTGAGCACCGGCCCTTTTGGGAACGCCTGTTTGAACTGGTTGATTATCATAAAGTGCGCTTTGTTAAGACGAGTGATGCGGATCCACTACATAAACGTGCTGATGGCCTTGCAAAGAAAGCTATTCGAGAGGGTCTTGCAGAGGTCAAGGCGCAGCTGCAAGGAGCATAA
- a CDS encoding MerR family transcriptional regulator: MAIQREVPFVTLGDASEILGTPQPTLRGWADMLENHGVHFVKRNERKERLFYDTDIEIFKFIKDQKEVHGRKTTGEDLARMIYDMANETGAFELRKPDGEFPLPIPAPQLTYVDMDRLMQQDAFREWFVALNQEMNKETLEKIDSLEKQVVLAKQEQIQKIETLEQQLAHSKNEQAVKIDKIIEHQEKRDRETMAHLKQSLALRQYMALPAWKRMFKSPPEMDAQE, encoded by the coding sequence ATGGCAATTCAGCGTGAAGTGCCGTTTGTGACGCTCGGCGATGCCTCCGAGATCCTGGGTACTCCGCAGCCGACGCTTCGTGGATGGGCAGATATGCTCGAAAACCACGGCGTACACTTCGTGAAGCGCAACGAGCGCAAAGAACGGCTGTTTTATGACACGGATATCGAGATATTCAAATTTATCAAGGATCAAAAGGAAGTACATGGCCGAAAGACGACCGGTGAAGACCTGGCCCGCATGATCTATGACATGGCTAACGAGACTGGCGCATTTGAGCTTCGCAAGCCAGACGGGGAGTTCCCGTTGCCGATACCGGCGCCGCAGCTTACATATGTGGACATGGATCGCCTAATGCAGCAGGATGCATTCCGAGAATGGTTCGTCGCTTTGAATCAGGAAATGAACAAAGAGACGCTGGAGAAGATTGATTCTCTGGAGAAACAGGTTGTGCTGGCCAAACAGGAGCAGATCCAGAAGATTGAAACCCTCGAACAGCAGCTGGCTCACTCAAAGAACGAACAAGCAGTAAAGATTGATAAGATCATCGAGCATCAAGAGAAGAGGGACCGAGAGACGATGGCTCACCTCAAACAGTCCTTGGCTCTTCGACAGTACATGGCTTTGCCAGCATGGAAACGAATGTTTAAGTCTCCGCCGGAGATGGACGCCCAAGAATAG
- a CDS encoding GGDEF domain-containing protein — protein sequence MNHLILRLSGFMYGGFTSVIVAMTCRGGHSEAIISVALAISAMNYYLIGKLTLKKHAMIDTLTKAFNRLAWEMDLKRRDRQEMAVLALDLDHFKSINDTFGHVMGDSVLQQVGAVVRQHIRPADVFYRYGGEEFVIVLHDVDLQIALDRGQSLLELIKSKVRAGEQEVTCSIGVAQGNDLAETFKEADQALYLAKQQGRNQVKCL from the coding sequence ATGAATCACCTGATTTTGCGGCTATCAGGTTTCATGTATGGCGGATTCACCTCTGTAATAGTAGCTATGACATGTCGTGGAGGTCACTCAGAGGCTATCATATCGGTCGCCTTGGCCATCTCAGCTATGAATTACTACCTGATAGGCAAGTTAACGCTGAAAAAGCATGCGATGATCGACACTTTGACCAAGGCATTCAATCGATTGGCATGGGAAATGGATCTGAAGAGGAGGGACCGCCAGGAAATGGCAGTCTTAGCGCTCGATCTGGATCACTTCAAATCCATTAATGATACCTTCGGCCATGTGATGGGGGATTCCGTGCTCCAACAGGTAGGTGCAGTCGTTCGTCAGCACATAAGACCAGCCGATGTCTTTTACCGGTATGGGGGAGAGGAGTTTGTCATTGTTCTCCATGATGTTGACCTTCAGATAGCCCTTGATAGAGGTCAATCATTGCTCGAGCTGATTAAGTCAAAGGTCAGAGCAGGGGAACAGGAGGTCACATGTTCTATTGGTGTCGCTCAAGGGAACGACCTCGCAGAAACGTTCAAGGAAGCTGATCAAGCCTTATATTTAGCAAAACAGCAAGGGCGAAATCAAGTTAAATGCCTCTGA
- a CDS encoding macro domain-containing protein: MIKHMKGNLLLSDCNIIGHQANCFSTMGSGIAHQIAKMYPIARNSDTNYPAQPRDRLGSCSYAVCKHEMGEGRIAVFNLYGQYDYGRENKTYTNYQGLRSALNKMMQFVQLLEEREVIPNPKIGLPYRIGAGLARGQWTIIESMIKEVSDFHGRTIYLYEL; this comes from the coding sequence ATGATCAAGCATATGAAGGGCAATCTGCTTCTTAGCGATTGCAATATCATCGGCCACCAGGCCAACTGCTTTTCAACCATGGGGTCCGGCATTGCTCATCAAATTGCCAAGATGTATCCCATAGCTCGCAATTCGGATACGAACTATCCCGCTCAGCCACGGGATCGCCTTGGAAGTTGCTCTTATGCGGTATGCAAACATGAAATGGGGGAGGGTAGGATCGCAGTTTTCAATCTCTACGGCCAGTACGATTACGGGCGAGAGAACAAGACCTATACCAACTACCAGGGCTTACGATCGGCTCTCAATAAGATGATGCAGTTCGTTCAGCTGCTTGAAGAGCGAGAAGTAATCCCGAACCCGAAGATCGGGCTTCCGTACCGGATCGGGGCCGGACTGGCGAGAGGGCAGTGGACGATCATTGAAAGCATGATCAAGGAAGTCTCTGATTTCCATGGTCGCACCATTTATTTGTACGAGCTCTAA
- a CDS encoding RNase H family protein has product MTLEGKAKFDAMRCDIWISGTAAIDETSGGYAAILRSHIGGVDYSKKVAGYGLDGSTVTRMTLKAVVEALKQIKHPMFVHVYTTLPQVSAGINKNLRKWAAKDFTKGRKKELLQHEDLWRELSALLEEKCISYKCHFQKESPDPQNNLRAIHTASEYAMKAKKTFFDVAIAQ; this is encoded by the coding sequence ATGACATTAGAAGGAAAAGCTAAATTTGATGCAATGCGTTGCGATATTTGGATCAGCGGCACTGCAGCAATCGACGAAACGAGTGGAGGATACGCTGCCATCCTGCGATCCCACATTGGTGGGGTGGACTACTCCAAGAAAGTTGCCGGCTATGGGCTGGATGGTTCTACCGTAACTCGGATGACGCTAAAAGCTGTTGTGGAGGCTTTGAAACAAATCAAACACCCAATGTTTGTTCACGTCTATACGACGCTGCCGCAAGTAAGCGCCGGCATCAACAAGAATTTGCGTAAGTGGGCGGCCAAGGATTTCACAAAGGGCCGTAAGAAGGAGCTGCTGCAGCACGAGGATCTCTGGCGTGAACTGTCTGCCTTGCTCGAGGAAAAATGCATTTCGTATAAATGCCACTTCCAGAAGGAAAGTCCAGATCCGCAGAACAATCTTCGTGCGATTCATACTGCATCGGAATACGCCATGAAAGCGAAGAAAACATTCTTCGACGTGGCCATAGCTCAATGA
- a CDS encoding DEAD/DEAH box helicase, with product MIQVRSQYNNIYVKILDSMETFDLTLEKVRSIPDRSFNMATGEWMFPRTHIGHLLYCFNNQISWMTPLAEIVQDVPIDNELVNQHLQWESEGEFKNFLIPMYPYQKVGSNFLIDRGSGAVFDGCGLGKTPQLIGAIMKLNEMGKAEKALIVTLNSLKRQWAKEIEKFTGETALAATGTSDRRGKILREFGRRKEIKFLVVNYEMLRSESFMKILKSIKIDVVALDEAQKIKTGVTDAYLDIKPSQNAMGAHELKHIPYRFIATATPLQGKAEEVWSLFYFLDENILGPWEYFRERYCTYSKKYGITGYQNQGELYYRIAPYFIRRTKDMPEIQQQLPEVQHSHVFLEMTDLQDKLHNYLLQQLADVKEQARGINGYTFLNGQSVSPQEAKDYFDALAQGYTTFLIETCDSPELIYNSASQMAQRIRTEFGLDPKSLKSPKIEHLKDFYENMTFDEPKSKVVIFTRFEGMAQLIHKQLPNSVIYHGEMSEGGKQFAVERFREDPEIKAFISTDAGSTGLNLQVANYLIHVDMPWDHTWVEQRNGRIDRTGNQFSNVTIYYYCMGDSYDEQVLEIINRKSELAAAIIEGGRDSHHRGPDVHALAIERMLKRKNKQLA from the coding sequence TTGATACAGGTTCGATCGCAATATAATAATATATACGTGAAGATTCTCGATTCCATGGAGACTTTTGATCTGACCCTTGAAAAAGTGCGGTCAATTCCAGATCGATCCTTCAACATGGCCACAGGGGAGTGGATGTTTCCACGTACTCATATCGGCCATCTTCTTTATTGCTTCAACAATCAAATCAGTTGGATGACTCCTCTTGCTGAAATTGTACAAGATGTCCCAATTGATAATGAGCTTGTTAATCAGCATTTGCAATGGGAGTCTGAAGGGGAGTTCAAAAACTTCCTCATACCGATGTACCCGTACCAGAAGGTTGGATCTAATTTTTTGATCGACCGTGGATCTGGCGCTGTGTTTGACGGCTGCGGGCTGGGGAAGACGCCTCAATTGATCGGTGCGATCATGAAGCTTAATGAAATGGGTAAAGCTGAAAAAGCACTCATCGTTACGCTCAACAGTTTGAAACGACAATGGGCGAAAGAGATTGAGAAATTCACAGGCGAGACAGCTTTGGCCGCCACCGGCACATCCGATCGAAGAGGCAAGATTCTTCGAGAATTTGGCCGGCGCAAAGAAATTAAATTCCTTGTAGTTAATTACGAGATGCTTCGATCAGAGAGCTTCATGAAAATCCTAAAATCGATTAAGATCGATGTAGTTGCTCTTGATGAAGCACAGAAAATAAAGACGGGTGTTACAGATGCTTATCTGGACATTAAGCCGAGCCAGAACGCAATGGGTGCCCATGAGCTGAAACATATTCCATACCGTTTTATTGCGACGGCCACGCCGCTGCAGGGGAAAGCCGAAGAAGTGTGGAGTCTGTTTTACTTCCTGGACGAGAATATTCTTGGACCATGGGAATACTTCCGTGAAAGGTATTGCACCTATTCCAAAAAGTATGGCATCACTGGTTATCAGAACCAGGGCGAACTATACTATCGAATTGCACCGTACTTCATCAGAAGGACGAAGGATATGCCGGAAATCCAGCAGCAGCTACCGGAAGTTCAACACAGCCATGTCTTCTTAGAGATGACCGATCTTCAAGACAAGCTGCACAATTATTTACTGCAGCAGTTGGCTGATGTGAAGGAGCAGGCGAGAGGGATCAACGGCTACACATTCCTTAACGGACAAAGTGTTTCGCCGCAAGAAGCGAAAGACTACTTCGATGCGCTGGCGCAAGGATATACTACCTTCTTAATCGAAACCTGCGACTCCCCAGAGCTCATTTATAACAGCGCTTCTCAGATGGCACAACGGATCCGCACCGAGTTTGGATTGGACCCAAAATCGTTAAAGTCTCCGAAAATTGAGCACCTTAAAGACTTCTACGAGAACATGACGTTCGATGAGCCGAAGTCCAAAGTCGTTATCTTTACTCGATTTGAGGGCATGGCGCAGCTGATACACAAACAGCTGCCTAACTCAGTGATCTATCATGGTGAGATGAGCGAGGGCGGCAAACAATTCGCTGTCGAACGATTCCGTGAGGATCCAGAGATTAAAGCATTTATTTCGACTGACGCAGGATCAACGGGGTTAAATCTTCAGGTGGCGAATTACCTGATCCACGTTGATATGCCATGGGACCATACCTGGGTTGAGCAGCGAAACGGTCGTATTGACCGGACAGGGAACCAGTTCAGCAACGTCACCATTTATTATTACTGCATGGGCGATAGCTATGACGAGCAGGTCCTGGAGATCATTAATCGCAAGTCCGAGCTGGCCGCCGCCATCATTGAAGGCGGAAGAGATTCGCATCATCGAGGCCCTGATGTTCACGCCTTGGCGATTGAACGGATGCTCAAGCGAAAGAATAAACAATTGGCCTGA
- a CDS encoding 3D domain-containing protein, translated as MMIEDNYTSEVKTLRKRKIIAGILIFSLLIAVAVVKITDYNNVLREQRKIGHDLELKVHMLQMEQTGLVNHLQTLEEKSDTLQSKNEKLQEDKRSLQEKVDQLEKQVEQERANQWQSFKATYYDADYQSTGKSPGDHGYGITASGRHVQAGVTVSVDPKVIPLGSWIEILYPNGKVERRRADDTGRLIKGKHLDIYIPKASNTSGNPTVKVRIISGQKTAV; from the coding sequence ATGATGATTGAGGACAACTACACAAGTGAGGTGAAAACCTTGAGAAAACGCAAGATAATTGCAGGTATTCTCATCTTTTCGCTCCTCATTGCCGTAGCAGTTGTTAAAATCACTGATTATAACAACGTCTTGCGAGAGCAGCGTAAGATCGGTCATGATCTGGAGCTGAAGGTCCACATGCTTCAAATGGAGCAAACGGGCCTTGTAAATCACCTGCAGACATTGGAGGAGAAGAGTGATACACTCCAATCCAAGAATGAAAAGCTGCAGGAGGATAAGCGATCCTTGCAAGAGAAGGTTGACCAGCTCGAAAAGCAAGTGGAGCAAGAACGAGCCAACCAGTGGCAGAGCTTCAAAGCCACGTATTACGATGCGGATTATCAATCCACCGGAAAGAGCCCTGGAGATCATGGGTATGGCATTACGGCTTCCGGTAGACACGTACAAGCCGGTGTGACGGTAAGCGTGGATCCAAAAGTGATTCCATTGGGATCATGGATCGAAATTCTGTATCCGAACGGCAAAGTAGAGCGCAGACGTGCCGATGACACCGGTCGCCTTATTAAAGGCAAACATCTGGATATTTACATCCCGAAGGCGAGCAACACGTCGGGGAATCCGACCGTTAAAGTTCGCATCATTTCGGGGCAGAAGACAGCCGTGTAA
- a CDS encoding single-stranded DNA-binding protein: MSENNNGKKGFSNDAYIHVTGNIATLKDPDTQQQVHAYSKLMPNNSNHKVANAIVAVNHPNEDEADFYKIEAWSYDPARSAQHDFLMNNCYKGRLVEIRGTLILKKDRNDKNKIYPTIVVDKIIGHGEAGTNGQGSNGGGQQQQQQQGYGQQPPANVGAGQQQFYQQQNGFPPQGQQQGGYAPQGQPGGFPPQGQQQGGGFPPQGQPGGFPPQGQQGGFPPQGQQPNGYGYGAPQGQQGGGYGAPMGAPGQGPFGQGR, from the coding sequence ATGAGCGAAAACAATAACGGCAAAAAAGGCTTTTCTAACGATGCATACATTCACGTCACCGGCAACATCGCAACGCTGAAGGATCCGGACACGCAGCAGCAGGTACATGCGTACTCCAAGCTGATGCCGAACAATAGCAATCACAAAGTGGCCAATGCTATTGTTGCGGTCAACCACCCGAACGAAGATGAGGCTGACTTCTACAAGATCGAAGCCTGGTCTTATGATCCGGCTCGCTCGGCGCAGCATGACTTCCTGATGAACAACTGCTACAAAGGTCGTCTGGTCGAGATCCGTGGAACCTTGATCCTCAAGAAGGATCGCAACGATAAGAACAAGATCTATCCGACGATCGTTGTCGATAAAATCATCGGTCACGGCGAAGCCGGTACGAATGGCCAAGGCAGCAACGGAGGCGGCCAGCAACAGCAACAACAGCAAGGCTACGGTCAACAGCCGCCGGCGAATGTCGGTGCTGGCCAACAGCAATTTTATCAGCAACAAAACGGATTCCCGCCGCAAGGACAGCAACAAGGCGGCTATGCCCCGCAAGGTCAACCAGGCGGATTCCCGCCGCAGGGCCAACAGCAAGGTGGAGGTTTCCCTCCACAAGGTCAACCAGGCGGATTCCCACCACAAGGTCAACAAGGCGGATTCCCACCACAAGGACAGCAGCCTAACGGTTACGGCTACGGGGCTCCTCAAGGCCAACAAGGTGGCGGCTACGGCGCACCGATGGGTGCTCCTGGTCAAGGTCCTTTCGGACAAGGCCGTTAA
- a CDS encoding recombinase RecA family protein: MAPKAKSKSLPESPVAAAAAETGKGGYDVQADFNKRFGAGTFFTFEDIGASREIFPIPSGIPSFDYASGIGGLPLGRIVEVYGPESSGKTTFSLYVAAAFQRIAKVFGHRLFGRRVGFVDAEHALDPIHVAAIGVDTSASTGMLINQPNNGEEAFDLIEAMIKSDQFGVIIVDSVPSLVPKAEIEGEMDDQFIGLQARLMGKGLRKIHGIAQKHDVLVIFINQIREKPGTRSPHGGTPETTPGGRALKFYASMRLDVRRTTIEKGNTFIGQSTTVKIVKNKCARPFTKAEYDYYWQGGIDMTKNIMTVAIDTNVIGRAGAYYYVGPSNKEPYTDGNGNELKWQGAESLLESLRVSPQLFAYINDMVLGIIPRDAQFIVEEADDPSELVELERETGEESDNASAGPDLFTQAGQS; this comes from the coding sequence ATGGCACCAAAAGCTAAGAGTAAAAGTTTGCCCGAAAGTCCCGTTGCAGCGGCAGCAGCAGAAACGGGTAAGGGAGGTTATGATGTACAGGCCGATTTCAATAAACGATTCGGCGCAGGTACGTTTTTTACCTTCGAAGATATCGGTGCCTCGAGAGAGATCTTCCCGATACCATCAGGTATTCCATCCTTTGATTATGCATCCGGCATTGGCGGTCTTCCGCTGGGCCGTATCGTCGAAGTGTATGGACCGGAATCATCCGGCAAGACGACGTTCTCGCTTTACGTCGCAGCCGCCTTTCAACGTATTGCAAAAGTGTTTGGGCATCGTTTGTTTGGCCGTCGTGTAGGCTTCGTCGATGCAGAGCATGCGCTTGATCCGATTCACGTCGCTGCTATTGGGGTGGACACATCGGCCTCTACCGGTATGTTGATCAACCAGCCTAACAATGGTGAAGAGGCATTCGATCTAATCGAAGCCATGATCAAATCGGATCAATTTGGCGTCATCATCGTCGATAGCGTTCCGTCCCTAGTGCCGAAAGCCGAAATTGAAGGAGAGATGGACGATCAATTCATCGGTCTTCAGGCTCGTCTTATGGGCAAGGGGCTGCGTAAGATCCACGGTATCGCTCAGAAACATGACGTGCTTGTGATCTTCATCAATCAGATCCGGGAGAAGCCGGGCACCAGATCACCACACGGTGGAACACCGGAGACGACTCCTGGCGGCCGGGCATTGAAATTCTATGCCAGCATGCGCCTGGACGTTCGCCGCACGACGATCGAGAAGGGGAACACCTTCATTGGTCAATCGACTACGGTCAAGATCGTTAAAAATAAGTGTGCAAGGCCATTCACGAAGGCCGAGTACGATTATTACTGGCAAGGTGGCATCGACATGACCAAGAATATCATGACAGTTGCCATTGACACCAACGTTATTGGACGTGCGGGCGCTTATTATTATGTGGGCCCAAGCAACAAGGAGCCCTACACTGACGGAAACGGGAACGAGCTGAAGTGGCAAGGAGCGGAATCGCTGCTTGAATCGCTTCGTGTCAGCCCGCAGCTGTTCGCCTATATCAACGACATGGTGCTGGGGATCATTCCTCGTGATGCTCAATTCATTGTTGAAGAGGCTGATGATCCGTCGGAGCTTGTTGAGCTGGAGCGAGAAACGGGCGAAGAGTCTGATAACGCTTCTGCCGGGCCGGATTTATTTACCCAAGCCGGCCAATCATAA
- a CDS encoding uracil-DNA glycosylase family protein, with protein sequence MAFAVPLSPHDTDDVPFLDMLNIPIAGLLSARHGEIRKNIINCQACFSCQLTKPLSLHNEEARIMIIGERPDDVMLDTEMGMALSTLLQSSQLSLKDVYLTSVTKCIEAMDPTRCQHHLVAELLTVRPLLAIALGYNASLALTPQPAVGSYIPLFAKITLLPTYSMRDVEADNTGQVKQYLLGQFSYIAQQIREMKTA encoded by the coding sequence ATGGCTTTTGCTGTTCCACTTAGCCCTCATGATACCGATGACGTTCCTTTTCTTGACATGTTGAATATTCCTATTGCCGGGCTTCTTTCAGCCCGGCACGGGGAGATTCGCAAAAACATAATCAATTGCCAAGCCTGCTTTTCTTGTCAGCTGACAAAGCCTCTAAGCCTTCATAACGAAGAGGCTCGGATCATGATCATTGGCGAACGGCCGGATGATGTCATGCTGGATACAGAAATGGGCATGGCGCTATCAACTTTACTGCAATCAAGTCAATTGTCCTTGAAAGATGTATATTTGACCTCTGTTACTAAATGTATTGAAGCCATGGATCCGACCCGCTGCCAGCATCACTTGGTTGCTGAGTTACTCACGGTTCGACCTCTCCTGGCTATCGCTCTTGGCTACAACGCATCATTGGCACTGACGCCGCAGCCTGCTGTTGGAAGCTACATTCCACTATTTGCGAAAATTACTTTACTGCCAACCTATTCCATGCGGGATGTTGAGGCAGACAACACAGGTCAAGTGAAACAGTATCTTTTAGGGCAATTCTCCTATATTGCACAACAAATACGGGAGATGAAGACCGCATGA
- a CDS encoding MerR family DNA-binding transcriptional regulator → MKKDLTIKKAAAALGVHQDTVKYWEEQKLIPPARRNPGNGYRIYNIAEIREIAKSRGICANELESALAMM, encoded by the coding sequence ATGAAAAAAGATCTGACGATCAAAAAGGCTGCAGCGGCTCTCGGTGTCCATCAGGATACCGTGAAATATTGGGAGGAGCAGAAACTGATTCCGCCCGCAAGACGAAATCCTGGGAACGGCTACAGAATTTATAATATCGCTGAAATTCGTGAAATTGCCAAATCGAGAGGGATATGTGCGAACGAGCTCGAATCTGCCCTTGCAATGATGTAA
- a CDS encoding iron-containing alcohol dehydrogenase, translated as MNKEELIIGQLLSQAEQLVYRFLKEESLHGTIKLSMKEMAKQILHRYNDEIQGRPNPTTGETEKTLSEATVHRAIRKMTKEGIVGVLASQEKSESNEIIFYGLPDEERQVDELMDLGQKLSLSLSRFQSLLARKDQELEQVKRERQGLFKEIDAVKAANAQLTNTNTMLNQMLQEYLAGHEVFGQGKIIEAEKLPDGTIAVILQQ; from the coding sequence ATGAACAAAGAAGAACTGATCATTGGGCAGCTATTGAGCCAGGCCGAACAGCTGGTTTATCGCTTTCTGAAGGAAGAATCCCTTCACGGAACGATAAAGCTATCAATGAAAGAAATGGCCAAGCAAATTCTGCATCGTTACAATGACGAAATTCAGGGACGCCCAAACCCAACCACTGGTGAAACGGAGAAAACGCTAAGCGAAGCGACTGTCCATCGTGCGATCCGTAAAATGACTAAAGAGGGCATTGTCGGTGTTCTTGCCAGCCAGGAAAAGTCTGAAAGCAACGAGATAATTTTCTATGGCCTTCCCGATGAGGAGCGTCAAGTTGACGAATTGATGGATCTCGGACAAAAACTCAGCCTGAGCTTGTCCAGATTCCAGAGTTTGCTTGCTCGCAAAGATCAGGAGCTAGAGCAGGTGAAGCGTGAACGTCAAGGGCTTTTCAAAGAAATCGACGCCGTCAAGGCAGCGAATGCGCAGCTGACAAACACGAACACCATGCTCAACCAAATGCTGCAGGAGTATCTAGCCGGGCACGAGGTATTTGGACAAGGGAAAATAATCGAAGCGGAGAAGCTTCCTGATGGCACCATCGCAGTGATCCTCCAACAGTAA
- a CDS encoding accessory gene regulator ArgB-like protein, which translates to MIEKWSEKSAIAIKRMNPEQTHSIAVLTYGFTVLLNGFLTLFACIIFGAITGHFTETLISLLTFIMLRQISGGYHLRSALSCCLFSVTIFLLIPWIHVANENILYAMDICSLVLAAVYAPSNIRNQSNIPERFYPLLKYLSVLLIAIGSLLRSEVVSITILVQCLLLIRKPERR; encoded by the coding sequence ATGATAGAAAAGTGGTCAGAAAAATCAGCTATAGCAATAAAGAGGATGAATCCCGAGCAAACGCATAGCATTGCCGTTCTCACTTACGGCTTCACAGTGCTGCTCAATGGATTTCTTACCTTATTTGCCTGCATTATTTTTGGGGCAATTACCGGGCATTTCACTGAAACATTAATCTCGCTGCTTACGTTTATCATGTTGCGGCAGATTTCAGGTGGATATCATTTGCGCTCGGCTTTATCGTGTTGTCTGTTTTCTGTAACCATTTTTTTATTGATTCCGTGGATTCATGTCGCTAACGAGAACATTCTGTATGCTATGGATATATGTAGTCTTGTCCTTGCTGCTGTCTATGCACCATCAAACATCAGGAATCAGTCGAACATTCCAGAGAGGTTTTATCCTCTCTTGAAATACCTCTCAGTGCTGCTCATTGCTATCGGATCGTTGCTCCGGTCAGAAGTGGTTTCCATCACCATTCTGGTCCAGTGTTTGCTTCTGATCCGAAAGCCTGAGAGGAGGTGA
- a CDS encoding AgrD family cyclic lactone autoinducer peptide yields MKRFVAKHTSTLVAAVAFAVVAMASPWLTNSPDVPAELKK; encoded by the coding sequence ATGAAAAGGTTTGTAGCAAAGCATACTTCTACGCTTGTTGCCGCTGTCGCATTTGCCGTTGTAGCCATGGCATCCCCATGGCTGACTAACAGCCCTGACGTTCCTGCAGAGCTGAAAAAGTAG
- a CDS encoding 4Fe-4S cluster-binding domain-containing protein, protein MSDIEESISERQHMRFIGVTKDATTAGPGKRLELFLKGCIRGIVNPCEGCFNPSTWEFGGDRKRMHINEVVEMIDRDAWNRQVTFCGGEPLLQTRNLIEVCRELKRRDPRIHIVVYTAYLLENLLSQGVFYRLRGGDEPAVQETLLSYSAHWNPELTHFQIATADQIRELMGTIDILVDGDYQSKHRIPTEKYMNEGMFIGSSNQRVIDTQETLRWAPQFVFDYADVWMEKHLIKKHCKCCGHPINNRQFTYCDSRCRKAFHKRQKDIAVFR, encoded by the coding sequence ATGAGTGACATTGAAGAATCGATCTCTGAGCGTCAACATATGCGCTTTATCGGGGTCACAAAGGACGCCACCACTGCCGGGCCAGGGAAACGGCTAGAGCTATTTCTCAAGGGTTGCATCCGTGGGATTGTTAATCCTTGCGAAGGTTGCTTTAACCCATCGACATGGGAGTTTGGCGGCGATCGCAAGCGCATGCACATCAATGAAGTTGTCGAGATGATCGATCGTGATGCCTGGAATCGTCAGGTGACGTTCTGCGGCGGTGAGCCATTGCTGCAAACACGCAATCTGATTGAAGTTTGCAGGGAACTCAAGCGCCGTGATCCTCGGATACATATCGTCGTATACACCGCATATCTGTTGGAGAATCTGCTCTCCCAAGGAGTCTTTTATCGACTGCGTGGAGGCGACGAACCTGCTGTTCAAGAGACGTTATTATCCTACAGCGCCCATTGGAATCCGGAGCTTACGCATTTTCAAATTGCGACTGCGGATCAGATCCGAGAGCTCATGGGAACCATTGATATTTTGGTTGATGGCGACTACCAATCGAAGCACCGGATTCCAACCGAGAAATACATGAACGAAGGCATGTTCATTGGGTCGAGCAACCAACGGGTGATCGACACTCAGGAAACGCTTCGCTGGGCGCCGCAATTCGTGTTCGACTATGCGGATGTTTGGATGGAGAAGCACCTTATCAAGAAGCATTGTAAATGCTGCGGCCATCCTATCAACAATCGTCAGTTCACGTACTGCGACAGTCGTTGCCGCAAGGCATTTCATAAACGCCAGAAAGACATTGCGGTTTTCCGATAA